The DNA sequence TTCTGGAGGTTGAGTAGCATCTAGTACCCAAAGGATTCCTTCAGCTTTTTCCATTGCAACAATAGCTCTTTCGATCCCCTCCTTTTCAATGGTGTTTTCTGTTGTCCTTTGCCCTGCTGTATCCATAAGGCGGATACGTTTGCCTTCCAATAGCCACTGTTCTTCTAAGATATCTCGTGTAGTTCCAGGAATATGAGTTACAATAGCACGATTTTTTTGAATTAGTGCATTAAGTAGAGACGATTTTCCTGCATTAGGTTTCCCGGCAAGAACCAAACTTGTTCCTTGAGCCAATCTTTGTCCTTCGTCAAAACTCGAAATAAAGTCCGTGACAATATCTAAAGCACTTTGAATCTTTTCTTGGGGAAGGATTAATTCGGGTTGCTCTTCTTCAGGAAAGTCGGCTAAGACTTCAAGAAACGCTAATGCTTCAATAATCAATGTATGGGTCTCTTGAATCTTTTTGGAAAAATTTCCTTGAAAATGACTTTGAGCAATGTGGAAGGCATCTATATTTTCTGCAACAATGAGATTTTGAATTGCCTCTGCTTGAACAAGGTCGATTTTTCCATTTAAGAAGGCACGTTGAGAAAATTCTCCGGGACATGCAGGACGCGCTCCCATAGCAATTAGGGCATCTAAAATTTGGGAACAAGCAAAAAATCCTCCATGACACTGAAATTCAATGACATCCTCTCCTGTAAAGGATCGAGGTGAGCGCATAATTAAAAGTAAGGCTTGATCGATTAGAGTCCCTTCAAAAATAACCTGACCAAGATGTATGGTGTGAGAGGCGAAGCTAGGCACCGATCCAGAAAAAATCCGATCAGCAATGACAATAGCTTGAGGACCAGAGAGTCGTACAACAGCAATACTCCCTTCCCCTGGAGGAGTGGCAATGGCAGCAATAGTGTCGTGCTTTAGCATAAAAATAGAAAAGTTAAATGAACTTTGGAATAGAATACCAAGTTTTAGATTAAAAAAGTGAAAAGTGTTTGCAGAAGTATTCCAGATAATTCAATTGGCATATTTTCATTAATCTTTTTATAATTTCTTTTTAGTAATTCCAGAGGTTTTGTGCAGAAACTCCAATACATTGATCGGCTCACCAACAAAAAAGTAGTTGAGCCGATATTTTATGAAAAAACCATGTTGTTCCTATACAATTCT is a window from the Chlamydia serpentis genome containing:
- the mnmE gene encoding tRNA uridine-5-carboxymethylaminomethyl(34) synthesis GTPase MnmE; the protein is MLKHDTIAAIATPPGEGSIAVVRLSGPQAIVIADRIFSGSVPSFASHTIHLGQVIFEGTLIDQALLLIMRSPRSFTGEDVIEFQCHGGFFACSQILDALIAMGARPACPGEFSQRAFLNGKIDLVQAEAIQNLIVAENIDAFHIAQSHFQGNFSKKIQETHTLIIEALAFLEVLADFPEEEQPELILPQEKIQSALDIVTDFISSFDEGQRLAQGTSLVLAGKPNAGKSSLLNALIQKNRAIVTHIPGTTRDILEEQWLLEGKRIRLMDTAGQRTTENTIEKEGIERAIVAMEKAEGILWVLDATQPPEELPKVLFSKPSFLLWNKADLASPPFLNTSLPEFAVSAKTGEGLSEVKKALGQWMQQQEGGKNSKIFLVSSRHHTILKKVAHYLREAQTNLYLQPPEIIALDLREALQSMDTLSGKEITETILGEIFSKFCIGK